The proteins below are encoded in one region of Aequorivita iocasae:
- the secE gene encoding preprotein translocase subunit SecE — protein MVNYITESYKELKNHVTWPTWAEAQKLTVIVAVFSVLLALAVWGVDTVFSKVVGLYFDWIKS, from the coding sequence ATGGTAAACTATATTACAGAATCGTATAAAGAACTTAAAAACCACGTTACCTGGCCTACCTGGGCTGAAGCACAAAAACTAACTGTTATTGTGGCAGTGTTTTCTGTTTTGTTAGCCTTGGCAGTTTGGGGAGTAGATACCGTTTTCAGCAAGGTCGTGGGTTTATATTTTGATTGGATCAAGTCCTAA